The following proteins come from a genomic window of Populus nigra chromosome 6, ddPopNigr1.1, whole genome shotgun sequence:
- the LOC133697244 gene encoding beta-1,3-galactosyltransferase GALT1-like, with product MKKWYGGVLVASLFMLLILRYGLLKNPIGGNILLNPSSNASKPLEWVHPALPPAVQNPETSSQVFSTDTIVSSLFAPRNISNEEHKSLQTWNLLKHLIDHAQVFANGVEAIKEAGNAWSSLMASAEEERLSYTNESSSRKVKEKQCPHFLNKMNATELDNSGYKLWLPCGLTQGSSITIISIPDGLLGNFRIDLTGEALPGEPDPPIILHYNVRLHGDKITEDPVIVQNTWNAAHDWGEEERCPSPSPEKNKKVDELDQCNKMVGRNDTRVTSMHSDHSRRSSLQEGTKARRYFPFKQGQLSVATLRVGMEGIQMTVDGKHITSFAYRETLEPWLVSEVRISGDLNLISVVASGLPTSEDSEHAVDLEVLKSVPLSPKKTLDLFIGVFSTANNFKRRMAVRRTWMQYAAVRSGAVAVRFFVGLHKNQIVNEELWNEARTYGDIQLMPFVDYYNLITFKTLAICIFGTEVASAKYVMKTDDDAFVRVDEVLASLKRIKVSHGLLYGLINSDSRPHRSTESKWYISPEEWSEETYPPWAHGPGYVVSRDIAKAVYKRYKEGRLKMFKLEDVAMGIWIAEMKKEGLEVKYEMEGRVHNEGCRDGYVVAHYQAPREMLCLWQKLQEGNVARCCGDR from the exons ATGAAGAAGTGGTACGGTGGTGTTCTGGTTGCATCCTTGTTCATGTTACTGATCCTTAGATATGGTCTCCTGAAAAATCCAATCGGAGGAAATATTCTGTTGAATCCCTCCTCCAATGCAAGCAAGCCTCTTGAATGGGTGCATCCTGCTCTTCCACCTGCAGTTCAAAATCCAGAGACTTCTTCTCAAGTTTTTTCTACAGATACTATAGTCTCCAGTCTGTTTGCTCCGAGAAATATTTCCAATGAAGAGCACAAGTCTCTGCAGACATGGAATCTACTGAAACACTTGATTGATCATGCTCAGGTTTTCGCAAATGGAGTAGAAGCTATTAAGGAAGCTGGAAATGCGTGGAGCAGCCTGATGGCTTCAGCAGAAGAGGAAAGACTTAGTTATACAAATGAAAGTTCAAGTAGGAAAGTGAAAGAGAAACAATGTCCTCACTTTCTTAACAAAATGAATGCCACAGAGCTTGATAATAGTGGTTATAAATTGTGGCTTCCTTGTGGCTTGACTCAGGGTTCGTCCATCACAATTATCAGCATTCCAGATGGTCTTCTCGGTAATTTTCGGATCGACTTAACCGGGGAAGCACTTCCAGGGGAACCTGATCCACCCATCATTTTACATTACAATGTTAGGCTTCATGGTGATAAGATTACAGAGGATCCTGTAATTGTCCAAAACACCTGGAATGCGGCTCATGACTGGGGTGAAGAGGAGCGTTGTCCTTCTCCATCTCctgaaaagaataagaaag TGGACGAGTTGGATCAATGTAATAAGATGGTGGGCAGAAACGATACTCGGGTGACTAGCATGCATTCTGATCATTCAAGAAGGTCATCACTTCAGGAAGGAACTAAAGCAAGAAGATATTTTCCATTTAAGCAAGGTCAGCTATCTGTCGCAACGCTTAGAGTGGGAATGGAAGGAATCCAGATGACTGTTGATGGAAAGCACATAACATCTTTTGCATATCGTGAA ACTTTGGAGCCATGGCTAGTCAGTGAAGTTAGGATTTCTGGGGACCTAAATCTAATTTCAGTTGTGGCTAGTGGTCTACCTACATCAGAGGATTCAGAGCATGCAGTTGATCTAGAAGTACTCAAATCAGTTCCTCTCTCTCCAAAAAAAACACTGGATCTCTTTATTGGTGTCTTTTCTACGGCAAACAATTTTAAGCGGAGGATGGCTGTTCGAAGAACATGGATGCAGTATGCTGCAGTGCGATCAGGGGCAGTTGCAGTGCGCTTTTTTGTTGGTCTG cataaaaatcaaatagtgAATGAGGAACTCTGGAATGAAGCACGGACATATGGAGACATACAGCTGATGCCTTTTGTTGACTACTACAACCTCATCACCTTTAAAACTTTAGCTATCTGCATATTTGGG ACAGAGGTTGCATCAGCTAAGTATGTCATGAAGACAGATGACGATGCGTTTGTTCGTGTGGATGAAGTGTTAGCTTCTTTAAAGAGGATCAAAGTGAGTCATGGGTTGCTCTATGGATTAATCAATTCAGACTCTCGGCCTCATAGGAGTACTGAAAGCAAGTGGTATATTAGCCCTGAG GAATGGTCTGAAGAGACCTATCCCCCCTGGGCACATGGTCCTGGTTACGTTGTGTCCCGTGACATTGCCAAGGCAGTTTACAAGAGATACAAAGAAGGCCGTTTAAAG ATGTTTAAGCTAGAGGATGTAGCAATGGGTATCTGGATTGCTGAAATGAAAAAGGAGGGTTTAGAAGTCAAATATGAGATGGAAGGGAGGGTCCATAATGAAGGGTGCAGGGATGGCTATGTTGTTGCCCACTACCAAGCTCCTAGGGAAATGCTTTGCCTGTGGCAGAAACTTCAAGAAGGGAATGTTGCTAGGTGCTGCGGTGATCGATAA
- the LOC133695818 gene encoding protein DMP8-like: MEQTPGEEIGIRIYTASPQNEPKLNKISTGSHQDDETKPSKPLCTLTKAPKEPGSKRRAVAKGMQKTISKTSMLVNFLPTGTLLTFEMLLPSISKNGVCTPVTALMIHALLGLCSLSCFFFHFTDSFKGPDDKIYYGFVTTKGLAVFKPGLTVDVPKDERYRVGFTDLVHAMMSVMVFMAIALSDHRVTGCLFPGHVKEMGEVMESFPLMVGVICSGLFLVFPTSRHGIGCMSN; encoded by the coding sequence ATGGAGCAAACTCCTGGAGAAGAAATTGGAATCAGAATCTACACTGCATCCCCGCAAAATGAacctaaattaaacaaaatctccACTGGATCCCATCAAGATGATGAAACCAAACCATCAAAGCCATTATGCACCCTCACCAAAGCCCCTAAAGAACCAGGCAGCAAACGGAGAGCCGTGGCTAAAGGAATGCAAAAGACAATCTCCAAGACATCCATGCTTGTTAACTTCCTTCCAACAGGCACCCTTTTGACATTTGAAATGCTTCttccatcaatatccaagaatggAGTGTGCACACCTGTTACTGCCCTAATGATCCATGCCCTTCTTGGTCTTTGCTCTCTTTCctgctttttctttcatttcaccgACAGTTTCAAGGGCCCAGATGACAAAATTTACTATGGTTTTGTGACTACAAAAGGGTTGGCTGTTTTTAAGCCTGGTCTTACAGTTGACGTGCCTAAAGATGAGAGGTACAGAGTTGGGTTTACCGATCTTGTTCATGCAATGATGTCGGTGATGGTATTCATGGCAATTGCGTTGTCAGATCATAGAGTGACCGGATGCTTGTTTCCCGGGCATGTTAAGGAGATGGGTGAAGTGATGGAGAGTTTTCCTCTCATGGTTGGTGTAATTTGCAGTGGCCTGTTCTTAGTGTTCCCTACTAGTCGACATGGCATTGGATGCATGTCTAATTGA
- the LOC133697396 gene encoding E3 ubiquitin-protein ligase MPSR1-like, whose translation MASETEFPAEFSSMFERLLRHRDLSLFLPFILGFTSTNTTEQRDPDQEAPQTTDPNERIILINPFTQGMVVIEGAASLESLLRDIGNKKGQPPASKASIEAMPKVEIGEDNKDGECAICLEEWELGGVVKEMPCKHRFHGGCVEKWLKIHGNCPVCRYKMPVDEEELGKKRDEGDGGRERRVEREIWVGFAFNGSRRNGDSNENPSNDSSTEDQERFL comes from the coding sequence ATGGCCTCTGAGACTGAATTTCCTGCCGAGTTTTCTTCTATGTTTGAGAGGCTTTTAAGGCATAGGGACCTCTCTTTGttcttaccttttattttagggtTCACCTCCACCAACACCACAGAGCAACGTGACCCAGATCAAGAAGCACCACAAACAACAGACCCAAATGAAAGAATCATCCTTATAAACCCTTTCACTCAAGGCATGGTGGTGATTGAAGGAGCCGCAAGTCTTGAATCTTTACTTAGAGACATAGGTAACAAGAAGGGCCAACCACCAGCCTCCAAAGCATCCATAGAGGCCATGCCAAAAGTGGAGATAGGGGAAGATAATAAAGATGGTGAGTGTGCTATCTGTTTAGAGGAGTGGGAGCTTGGTGGCGTAGTAAAGGAGATGCCTTGTAAGCATAGGTTCCACGGTGGTTGTGTAGAGAAGTGGTTAAAGATTCATGGGAATTGCCCTGTTTGTAGGTACAAGATGCCTGTTGACGAGGAGGAATTGGGGAAGAAAAGAGATGAGGGAGatggagggagagagaggagagttGAAAGAGAGATTTGGGTTGGTTTTGCTTTTAATGGTAGCAGGAGAAATGGGGATTCAAATGAAAACCCTTCAAATGATTCTTCTACGGAGGATCAAGAG